A window from Drosophila subobscura isolate 14011-0131.10 chromosome O, UCBerk_Dsub_1.0, whole genome shotgun sequence encodes these proteins:
- the LOC117899453 gene encoding uncharacterized protein LOC117899453 yields the protein MDKQTFEDLKAFERRLGEIVSSRRQTAQYWRPIVLGEIVCSVICALFLLDNPHNISYLSMMLLLALLVPIFYGIKLLEKKIILGRYRMVLNEYALDVSEDGKLIIQNNRI from the coding sequence ATGGACAAGCAAACCTTTGAGGATCTAAAAGCCTTTGAGCGTCGCTTGGGAGAAATCGTCTCAAGCCGGAGACAGACTGCGCAGTACTGGCGTCCTATCGTCCTCGGTGAAATTGTCTGCAGCGTAATTTGTGCACTCTTCTTGTTGGATAACCCACACAATATTAGTTATCTATCAATGATGCTCCTGTTGGCTCTGCTGGTGCCTATTTTTTATGGCATCAAGCTCCTGGAAAAGAAGATAATTCTAGGACGCTATCGCATGGTGTTGAACGAATATGCCTTGGACGTGAGCGAAGATGGCAAACTTATTATCCAAAATAATCGCATATAG
- the LOC117899449 gene encoding uncharacterized protein LOC117899449, translating into MASNHLYMDKSNGNGVYAVKPNSSQTDNDNGSMLGAGVAPTTTTTAAAAAAGGGVAAGCPTTLATANNINIMNGAAAAAAASASTLPTSASSEDLSQSLSEYTDADESISAPTEFLAEFLSAVMLKDYKKALKYCKLILQYEPNNGTAKEFYPLILDKLRGVATSSDSDENYNKSSSPELALDLHESDAECDGDGDGDGSDSSNNCSEEDNGWGDDEIDNVDVEGEEESSSSGDDYELPIDEQQDLAAVDGLAVPHSHSHSHSHSHNDSGSSRNSSSGGGGRSDNTTHSYSSLLLEEEDDIVPVNLSFGLKDTTVTDLDVSNGNKVPSASCSDSESPTEPLTQRLAAILRSKCGVSSGGNEDPY; encoded by the exons ATGGCATCAAAT CATCTCTACATGGACAAATCGAATGGCAACGGCGTCTATGCGGTCAAGCCGAACAGCAGCCAAACGGACAACGATAATGGGAGCATGCTGGGCGCAGGTGTGGCaccaaccacaaccacaacagcagcagcagcagcagctggaggtggGGTGGCAGCAGGCTGCCCGACAACGTTGGCCACAGCAAATAACATAAACATAATGAATGGagccgctgcggcagcagctgcatcagcgTCCACTCTGCCAACTTCCGCTTCCAGCGAGGACCTCAGTCAGAGCCTGTCCGAGTACACAGATGCGGATGAGAGCATATCCGCGCCCACAGAGTTTCTCGCTGAG TTCCTGTCCGCCGTCATGCTCAAGGACTACAAAAAGGCATTGAAATATTGCAAATTGA TTCTCCAATACGAGCCCAACAATGGCACGGCCAAGGAGTTTTATCCGCTCATCCTGGACAAGCTGCGGGGAG TGGCCACATCCAGTGACAGCGATGAGAACTACAATAAATCTTCATCACCCGAACTGGCCCTGGACTTGCATGAATCTGATGCTGAATGTgacggcgatggcgatggcgacggcagtgacagcagcaacaactgctcCGAGGAGGACAACGGCTGGGGCGACGATGAGATTGacaatgtggatgtggagggtgaggaggagagcagcagcagtggcgatGATTATGAGCTGCCGATCGATGAGCAACAGGATCTGGCTGCTGTCGATGGCCTGGCCGtgccccactcccactcccactcccactcccataGCCACAATGATTCAGGCTCCTCGCGCAACTCATCCAGCGGTGGAGGCGGACGCAGCGACAACACCACGCACTCCTACTCGAGCCTgttgctggaggaggaggacgataTTGTGCCAGTCAATCTGAGCTTTGGCCTGAAGGACACCACGGTAACGGATTTGGATGTGAGCAATG GCAACAAGGTGCCTTCCGCCTCGTGCAGCGACTCGGAGTCACCCACAGAACCTCTGACACAGCGACTGGCGGCCATACTCCGCTCCAAATGCGGCGTATCGTCCGGCGGCAATGAAGATCCCTACTGA
- the LOC117899446 gene encoding activin receptor type-2B, producing the protein MSKYELVLYLAAQLLLACCCMPHGIHGSILPEGHHNINCEHYDEKMCNTEQDCTVRIERCQVETDKLPSCYVLWSANEETGAMKIKMKGCFTDMHECNQTECVTSAEPRQGNMHFCCCKGSLCNSDQKWIPTTTEATTQVPKEKTQDGSDLIYIYVGTSVFTVLMVILGMGLLLYRRRKQAHFNEIPTHEAEITNSSPLLSNRPIQLLEQKASGRFGDVWQGKLHAQDVAVKIFRMQEKESFTTENEIYKLPRMRHPNILEFLGVEKHMDKPEYWLISTYQHNGSLCDYLKSHTITWLELCRIAESMANGLAHLHEEIPASKADGLKPSIAHRDFKSKNVLLKGDLTACIADFGLAMIFQPGKPCGDTHGQVGTRRYMAPEVLEGAINFNRDAFLRIDVYACGLVLWEMVSRCDIVGPVGEFQLPFEAELGQRPTLDEVQESVVMKKLRPRLLNSWREHPGLSVFCDTMEECWDHDAEARLSSSCVMERFSQINKYPSTQLLIKNHVNIDDAKESTNCL; encoded by the exons ATGTCCAAATACGAATTAGTGCTTTATCTAGCGGCGCAGCTTTTACTGG CCTGCTGCTGTATGCCCCATGGCATCCACGGATCCATCCTGCCCGAGGGACACCACAACATAAACTGCGAGCACTACGATGAGAAGATGTGCAATACGGAGCAGGACTGCACCGTCCGCATCGAGCGTTGCCAGGTGGAGACGGACAAGTTACCCAGCTGCTATGTGCTGTGGTCCGCCAACGAGGAGACGG GCGCcatgaaaatcaaaatgaagGGCTGCTTCACCGACATGCACGAATGCAATCAGACGGAGTGCGTGACCAGCGCCGAGCCCAGGCAGGGCAACATGcacttttgctgttgcaaggGATCGCTGTGCAACTCGGACCAGAAGTGGATACCCACGACGACAGAGGCAACAACGCAAG TGCCCAAGGAGAAAACACAGGATGGAAGCGATTTAATATACATTTACGTTGGCACCTCCGTGTTTACCGTCCTCATGGTCATACTGGGCATGGGACTGCTCCTCTATCGCCGACGCAAACAGGCGCACTTCAATGAGATACCCACG CATGAAGCGGAAATCACCAACTCCTCGCCGCTCCTCAGCAATCGTCCcatccagctgctggagcagaagGCCAGCGGTCGATTTGGCGACGTTTGGCAAGGCAAACTGCATGCCCAGGATGTGGCCGTGAAAATCTTTCGCATGCAGGAGAAGGAATCGTTTACCACAGAGAATGAAATCTACAAGCTGCCCCGCATGCGACACCCCAACATTCTGGAGTTCCTGGGCGTGGAGAAGCACATGGATAAGCCGGAGTATTGGCTGATTTCCACCTATCAGCACAATGGATCGCTCTGCGACTATCTCAAGTCACACACCATCACCTGGCTGGAGTTGTGCCGCATTGCCGAGTCGATGGCTAATGGTTTGGCGCATTTACATGAGGAGATTCCCGCCTCGAAGGCCGATGGCCTGAAGCCATCCATAGCGCATCGCGACTTCAAGTCCAAGAACGTTCTGCTCAAGGGGGATCTGACGGCGTGCATTGCCGACTTCGGCCTGGCCATGATCTTCCAGCCCGGCAAGCCTTGCGGCGATACTCACGGTCAGGTGGGCACGCGCCGCTACATGGCGCCCGAGGTGCTCGAGGGAGCCATAAATTTCAACAGAGACGCCTTCCTGCGCATCGATGTCTATGCTTGTGGCCTGGTCTTGTGGGAGATGGTGTCTCGTTGCGACATTGTGGGGCCAGTGGGCGAGTTTCAGCTACCGTTCGAGGCCGAACTCGGTCAGCGTCCCACCCTGGACGAGGTGCAGGAGAGCGTGGTGATGAAGAAGCTGCGCCCACGTTTGCTCAACTCTTGGCGCGAACATCCG GGTCTAAGTGTGTTCTGCGACACCATGGAGGAGTGCTGGGATCACGACGCTGAGGCTCGTCTCAGCTCGTCGTGCGTGATGGAGCGCTTCtcgcaaataaacaaatatccCTCGACACAGCTGCTCATTAAGAATCACGTCAACATTGATGATGCCAAGGAGTCGACGAACTGCTTATAG
- the LOC117899454 gene encoding histone H4 has translation MTGRGKGGKGLGKGGAKRHRKVLRDNIQGITKPAIRRLARRGGVKRISGLIYEETRGVLKVFLENVIRDAVTYTEHAKRKTVTAMDVVYALKRQGRTLYGFGG, from the exons ATGACTGGTCGCGGAAAGGGAGGTAAAGGATTGGGAAAAGGCGGTGCCAAGCGCCATCGCAAGGTCTTGCGTGATAACATCCAGGGTATCACCAAGCCAGCCATTCGTCGTCTGGCTCGCCGTGGCGGAGTTAAGCGTATTTCTGGGTTGATCTACGAAGAAACCCGTGGCGTCTTGAAG GTATTCTTGGAGAACGTGATCCGCGATGCCGTCACTTACACCGAGCACGCCAAGCGCAAGACCGTGACCGCCATGGACGTGGTCTACGCCTTGAAGCGCCAGGGACGTACCCTGTACGGTTTCGGTGGTTAA
- the LOC117899443 gene encoding protein Cep78 homolog: MSLNRVSGIRNGQLRELAKKSSSSDMMPLLVKKSSRSRCFHLRYMELCRAKNLTPSPEIRKKSNDKTKLELFADKLAVNDWMMVIEALQHDIVLQSIVLRMRRPYPKNTIEPIDTESRARLFRQRPVVFTRFIFRCLVHSIANAVSTNKNLTVLKLEGLPLYDGYIESIANALGANENLETLSFRGSNIGDRGCEIVCSTAKYLHRIAYVDLSDCNISAKGAAHVADMIKMQKISQFTEGWEKSLRYRDVDLSSISGLRTVMLANNPLIGDQGLRCITEVLKEDAWIRVIDMQCCGLTDFGAKLVQNCLDWNTFIQEFNVKHNKGISHFMQRSIREHLGIPQFERKEPECDLSEFLSISKELQSLPKGQKFSFSFLLAHIKVLEQELSFERIVRKKAEKLTMKLSSQIMSEGQMTSENFLETSLVTSHMPDECLEMQENLIESPTYRQAQFGKLINSAVPTPESTPRSDLSTMRNETQEQPYSSQLEEEQTEEEQSVASVEVSTCEEEQEATPRLVTPVRKVRSEMKYVEKNVKDANKKNESKSDHEFANERHFNLKTTERFEQDIGDSVQVSANQHGQDCHEGGGDGSPTSRNDSEVKALRDDEQKHLNKNRQAGDSASNWNFNFSTLLASNRLERKTTQLSKSESEYFASYEKNMNEAREKMETLMGLRTPPVSSETTGSASGSASGSELDVPNSKRFIKTRFDPRTKASIERRKCPVIDLNEMKLLSPHTAYMMLKKKNEEARSSRSSTTE, encoded by the exons ATGTCGCTGAATCGTGTCTCAGGGATCCGTAATGGACAGCTAAGGGAATTGGCAAAGAAATCCAGTTCGTCGGATATGATGCCGTTACTCGTCAAGAAATCAAGCAGAAGCCGTTGCTTCCATTTGCGCTACATGGAGCTGTGCCGTGCCAAAAATTTGACACCCTCGCCGGAAATCCGAAAAAAGTCAAATGACAAAACCAAGCTGGAGCTCTTCGCGGACAAGCTGGCTGTCAACGACTGGATGATGGTCATCGAGGCGCTGCAGCATGACATCGTCCTACAGAGCATTGTGTTGCGCATGCGTCGCCCCTACCCAAAGA ACACTATAGAGCCCATCGATACGGAGAGTCGGGCGAGACTCTTTCGACAGCGTCCCGTGGTATTCACACGCTTCATTTTTCGCTGCCTCGTCCATTCCATTGCCAATGCTGTGTCCACCAACAAGAATCTCACAGTGCTCAAGCTGGAGGGTCTGCCACTTTATGATGGCTACATCGAGTCCATTGCCAAT GCGCTAGGCGCTAACGAGAACCTGGAGACCTTGAGCTTTCGAGGCTCCAACATTGGGGACAGGGGATGCGAGATTGTGTGCAGCACGGCCAAGTACCTCCATCGGATTGCATACGTTGATCTCTCCGACTGTAACATCAGCGCAAAGGGAGCCGCTCACGTGGCTGACATGATCAAG ATGCAGAAGATTTCCCAATTCACAGAGGGATGGGAAAAGTCTCTGCGGTACCGGGATGTCGATCTTAGTTCCATCTCGGGGCTGCGCACGGTAATGCTAGCAAACAATCCGCTGATCGGTGACCAGGGCCTGCGATGCATTACCGAAGTACTGAAGGAGGATGCCTGGATAAGGGTTATCGACATGCAGTGCTGTGGCCTGACTGACTTTGGTGCCAAACTCGTACAGAACTGCCTGGACTGGAACACTTTCATTCAGGAGTTCAATGTGAAGCACAACAAGGGCATCAGCCACTTCATGCAGCGCAGCATTCGCGAACATCTGGGCATACCACAGTTCGAGAGGAAGGAGCCGGAGTGTGATCTGTCGGAGTTTCTCAGCATCtccaaggagctgcagagcCTGCCCAAGGGCCAGAAGTTTTCCTTCAGCTTTCTACTGGCACACATCAAGGTCCTTGAGCAGGAGCTCTCCTTCGAACGGATTGTACGCAAGAAGGCCGAGAAGCTAACGATGAAGCTCAGCAGTCAAATAATGAGTGAAGGTCAGATGACATCTGAAAACTTCTTGGAAACATCCCTCGTAACATCCCACATGCCCGACGAGTGTCTGGAAATGCAGGAAAATCTCATAGA ATCGCCAACGTATCGGCAGGCGCAGTTCGGCAAGCTAATCAACAGTGCTGTCCCAACACCCGAATCTACGCCGCGCAGCGACTTGTCGACGATGCGAAATGAGACGCAGGAGCAGCCATACTCCAGCCAACTGGAAGAGGAACAAACGGAGGAGGAACAGTCCGTGGCGTCCGTGGAGGTCAGCACTTGCGAGGAAGAGCAGGAGGCAACGCCACGGCTGGTCACACCGGTCCGCAAGGTGCGCAGTGAGATGAAGTACGTGGAGAAAAACGTCAAAGATGCCAACAAGAAAAACGAATCAAAGTCGGATCACGAATTCGCCAACGAGCGACAC TTCAATCTGAAAACGACGGAGCGATTCGAGCAGGACATAGGGGACAGTGTCCAGGTGAGCGCGAATCAGCATGGGCAGGACTGTCACGAAGGAGGTGGCGATGGCAGCCCAACAAGCAGGAACGACAGCGAGGTGAAGGCGTTGCGTGATGACGAGCAGAAACACCTCAATAAGAATAGACAGGCTGGGGACAGCGCCAGCAACTGGAACTTCAATTTTAGCACACTCTTGGCCAGTAATCGCTTGGAGCGCAAAACAACCCAACTGTCCAAATCGGAGTCCGAATATTTTGCTTCATATGAAAAGAATATGAATGAAGCACGCGAGAAAATGGAAACGCTCATGGGACTGCGTACACCTCCAGTGTCCTCAGAGACGACGGGCTCTGCCTCTGGATCCGCCTCCGGCTCGGAGCTAGATGTACCAAATTCCAAAAGGTTTATCAAAACGCGCTTTGATCCCCGCACCAAGGCGTCCATCGAGCGCCGCAAATGCCCCGTCATAGacttgaatgaaatgaaactaTTGTCGCCGCATACTGCCTACATGATGTTGAAGAAAAAGAATGAAGAGGCGCGCTCTTCGCGCAGCTCAACAACCGAATAG